A genomic window from Thermithiobacillus tepidarius DSM 3134 includes:
- the corA gene encoding magnesium/cobalt transporter CorA, with protein MAYPMKNRAARAGLPPGTLRRAVEQPAVPAVIRLLRYTADGVEERAVERLADCFADDSAAVTWIDVQGVDDTATLEAIGTHCGLHPLVLEDIQNTVQRPKVEDYDNYLFLVLRALDYHDDKERLASAQISLVLGRHFVITFQEHESAVLEPVRTRLLNSKGRFRSLGADYLAYALIDVVVDHYFVVLERFGNRIEEVESRLVLHGHPQSVPAIQRLKRDAILLRKTAWPLRELLNELRRGDNPFFQKATQVYLRDVYDHVIEIIDTVETFRDMLSGMLDIYLSSINNRTNEVMKILTVIATIFIPLTFITGVFGMNFKDMPILDYPWAFPATLLVMAGIAGGMLLFFRRKRWLGGFGRR; from the coding sequence ATGGCTTACCCGATGAAGAACCGGGCGGCGCGAGCCGGGTTGCCGCCGGGCACCCTGCGCCGCGCGGTGGAGCAGCCGGCAGTGCCCGCCGTGATCCGGCTGCTCCGCTATACGGCCGACGGCGTCGAGGAGCGCGCCGTGGAGCGCCTGGCGGACTGCTTCGCCGACGACAGCGCGGCCGTCACCTGGATCGACGTGCAGGGCGTGGACGACACGGCGACCCTGGAGGCGATCGGCACGCATTGCGGCCTGCACCCGCTGGTGCTGGAGGACATCCAGAACACGGTGCAGCGTCCCAAGGTGGAGGACTACGACAATTACCTCTTCCTGGTGCTGCGCGCCCTCGACTACCACGACGACAAGGAGCGGCTTGCCAGTGCGCAGATCAGCCTGGTGCTCGGCCGCCACTTCGTCATCACCTTCCAGGAGCACGAGAGCGCCGTCCTCGAGCCGGTGAGGACGCGCCTGCTGAACAGCAAGGGCCGCTTTCGCAGCCTGGGCGCCGATTACCTGGCCTACGCCCTGATCGACGTGGTGGTGGACCATTACTTCGTCGTGCTGGAGCGCTTCGGCAACCGCATCGAGGAGGTGGAGAGCCGCCTGGTGCTGCACGGTCATCCGCAGAGCGTGCCGGCCATCCAGCGGCTCAAGCGCGACGCCATCCTGCTGCGCAAGACCGCGTGGCCGCTGCGGGAGCTGCTCAACGAGCTGCGGCGCGGGGACAACCCCTTCTTCCAGAAGGCCACCCAGGTCTATCTGCGCGATGTCTACGACCACGTCATCGAGATCATCGATACCGTGGAGACCTTCCGCGACATGCTGTCCGGCATGCTGGACATCTACCTGTCCAGCATCAACAACCGGACCAACGAGGTCATGAAGATCCTCACCGTGATCGCCACCATTTTCATTCCGCTGACCTTCATCACCGGCGTCTTCGGCATGAACTTCAAGGACATGCCGATACTCGACTACCCATGGGCCTTCCCGGCGACCCTGCTCGTCATGGCCGGGATCGCCGGCGGCATGCTGCTCTTCTTCCGGCGCAAGCGCTGGCTCGGCGGCTTCGGCCGGCGCTAG
- the nuoM gene encoding NADH-quinone oxidoreductase subunit M: protein MTLLWLLLVPLAAGLLAWRAERWHPAWPGWIALMALLVDLALGLSLWTAHAAPLRSPLQSPWLLELSAPWIPRFGIGFHLGLDGLSLVMVLLTLFLGLMAVAASWREIRSRSGFYYFNVLWTLAGVLGVFLALDLFLFFVFWEVMLVPMYFVIALWGHENRLNAAIKFFIFTQASGLLMLVAILALVLAHQRATGVLSFDYFVLLGTPLGAQTAMWIMLGFFVAFAVKLPAVPFHTWLPDAHTEAPTGGSVLLAGILLKTGAYGLLRFAVPLTPGAALDFAPLGMALGVAGIVYGAVLAFAQTDFKRLVAYTSVSHMGFVLLGVFAWNTLALQGTVMEMIAHGISTGALFMVAGALQARLHTRDMRRMGGLWAQAPRMAALAQFFAIASLGLPGLGNFVAEFLVLLGAFRADATFAVLAALGLIAAAVYALILVQRVFHGPLRAQTALADFSAREMAALLAMAVALVWLGVYPQPVLDAAAPALAGLQHAASGHLSLVGAAP, encoded by the coding sequence ATGACCCTGCTCTGGCTGCTCCTGGTCCCCCTCGCCGCCGGCCTGCTGGCCTGGCGCGCGGAGCGCTGGCATCCCGCATGGCCGGGCTGGATCGCGCTCATGGCCCTGCTCGTCGACCTGGCCCTGGGGCTGTCCCTGTGGACGGCGCACGCCGCGCCGTTGCGCAGCCCGCTACAGAGCCCCTGGCTCCTGGAGCTCAGCGCGCCGTGGATTCCGCGCTTCGGCATCGGCTTTCACCTCGGCCTCGACGGCCTGAGCCTTGTGATGGTGCTGCTCACTCTCTTTCTGGGCCTGATGGCGGTGGCCGCCTCCTGGCGCGAGATCCGCTCGCGCAGCGGCTTTTACTACTTCAACGTGCTGTGGACCCTGGCCGGGGTGCTGGGCGTCTTCCTGGCCCTGGACCTCTTCCTTTTCTTCGTTTTCTGGGAAGTGATGCTGGTCCCCATGTACTTCGTGATCGCCCTCTGGGGCCACGAGAACCGCCTCAACGCCGCCATCAAATTCTTCATCTTCACCCAAGCGAGCGGCCTGCTGATGCTGGTCGCCATCCTAGCGCTGGTGCTGGCGCACCAGCGCGCCACCGGCGTGCTCAGCTTCGACTACTTCGTGCTCCTGGGCACGCCCCTGGGCGCGCAGACGGCCATGTGGATCATGCTGGGTTTCTTCGTCGCCTTCGCCGTCAAGCTGCCGGCCGTGCCCTTCCACACTTGGCTGCCGGACGCCCACACCGAGGCACCCACCGGCGGCAGCGTCCTCCTGGCCGGCATCCTCCTGAAGACCGGCGCCTACGGCCTGTTGCGCTTCGCGGTGCCGCTCACCCCCGGCGCGGCCCTCGACTTCGCGCCGCTCGGCATGGCGCTGGGCGTCGCCGGCATCGTCTACGGCGCCGTGCTGGCCTTCGCCCAGACCGATTTCAAGCGGCTGGTGGCCTACACCAGCGTCAGCCACATGGGCTTCGTGCTGCTGGGCGTCTTCGCCTGGAACACGCTGGCCCTGCAGGGCACGGTGATGGAGATGATCGCTCACGGCATCAGCACCGGCGCGCTTTTCATGGTGGCCGGCGCCCTGCAGGCGCGCCTGCACACCCGCGACATGCGCCGCATGGGCGGGCTCTGGGCGCAGGCGCCGCGCATGGCCGCCCTGGCCCAATTCTTCGCCATCGCCTCCCTGGGCCTGCCCGGGCTCGGTAACTTCGTGGCCGAATTCCTGGTGCTGCTGGGCGCCTTCCGGGCGGACGCCACCTTCGCCGTGCTGGCGGCCCTGGGCCTCATCGCCGCCGCCGTCTACGCCCTGATCCTGGTGCAGCGGGTCTTCCACGGCCCACTGCGGGCGCAAACGGCGCTGGCGGACTTTTCGGCGCGGGAAATGGCCGCCCTGCTGGCCATGGCCGTCGCGCTCGTCTGGCTCGGCGTCTATCCGCAGCCGGTGCTGGACGCGGCGGCACCGGCTCTGGCCGGCCTGCAGCACGCCGCCAGCGGCCATCTGTCGCTCGTAGGAGCCGCGCCATGA
- a CDS encoding heavy metal translocating P-type ATPase produces the protein MSDKELELPIEGMTCSACALRVERQLNKLPGVQATVNAATERASLRFDSAQVGLEALVAAVEKAGYGVPSASAQLAIGGMTCATCAGRVERALRRLPGVQSAQVNLATEQAFVTYVPGAVGVDDMLRAVTAAGYTATVLEGDSQAQEEARQAAALRRETWRLGISALLTLPFLLQMLGMLFGMHELMPGWLQLALATPVQFWIGWRFYRGAYHALRGGSANMDVLVALGTSMAYFYSLAVLLLGTGGHLYFEASVAIITLILLGKIMEARAKQQTSAAIRQLLALQPSTATRLEDGREVTVPVAQLREGDLFVVRPGEQVAVDGEIVEGRARVDESMLTGESLPVAKAPGDKVYAATGNQNGRLVVRATGVGEHTALAAIVRLVRAAQGSKAPVQRLADRISGIFVPVVVGVALLTFAGWYAVAGLTPALVNAVAVLVIACPCALGLATPTAIMVGSGRGAQSGILIKNAEALERASQIQTLVFDKTGTLTEGRPAVVDLLPVQAADEDELLQWAASAEQGSEHPLGRAILETARARGLGLQPLTHFEALTGQGIEAEVMGRRVQVGSSRLVPVPEAQRATLEQWEARARTVVGVLRDGVLLGFLAIADPLRPSAAPTVARLRELGVRVLMFTGDNVRTAAAIADELQLDGYFAEMLPGDKSGRVSSLRAEGQVVGMVGDGINDAPALAAADVGIAIGSGTDVAMAAADVTLMRPELSTVVDAISLSRATLAKIRQNLFFAFIYNVLGIPLAALGYLSPIIAGAAMAMSSVSVVSNSLLLRRWRPAAAPVLPTPVENHPTQAQESDAWTKSLSR, from the coding sequence ATGAGCGACAAAGAACTGGAACTGCCCATCGAGGGCATGACCTGCAGCGCCTGCGCGTTGCGGGTGGAGCGGCAGTTGAACAAGCTGCCCGGTGTGCAGGCGACGGTGAATGCCGCCACCGAGCGCGCCAGCCTGCGTTTCGACAGCGCCCAGGTCGGGCTGGAGGCGCTGGTGGCGGCCGTGGAGAAGGCCGGCTACGGCGTGCCGAGCGCCAGCGCGCAGCTGGCCATCGGCGGCATGACCTGCGCCACCTGCGCCGGCCGGGTGGAGCGCGCGCTCCGGCGTTTGCCGGGGGTGCAGTCCGCCCAGGTGAACCTGGCCACCGAGCAGGCCTTCGTGACCTACGTGCCCGGCGCGGTGGGCGTGGATGACATGCTGCGGGCGGTGACGGCCGCCGGCTACACGGCCACGGTGCTGGAGGGCGACAGCCAGGCCCAGGAGGAGGCGCGGCAGGCCGCCGCCCTGCGCCGCGAGACGTGGCGCCTGGGCATCAGCGCGCTCCTGACCCTGCCTTTCCTGCTGCAGATGCTGGGCATGCTCTTCGGCATGCACGAGCTGATGCCGGGTTGGCTGCAGCTGGCCCTGGCCACCCCGGTGCAGTTCTGGATCGGCTGGCGCTTCTATCGCGGCGCCTACCACGCCCTGCGCGGCGGCAGCGCCAACATGGACGTGCTGGTGGCGCTGGGCACCAGCATGGCGTATTTCTACAGCCTCGCGGTGCTGCTGCTGGGCACCGGCGGACACCTGTACTTCGAGGCCAGCGTGGCGATCATTACCCTGATCCTGCTGGGCAAGATCATGGAGGCGCGCGCCAAGCAGCAGACTTCCGCAGCCATCCGCCAGCTCCTGGCCCTGCAGCCGAGCACGGCCACCCGCCTGGAGGATGGCCGCGAGGTGACGGTGCCGGTGGCGCAGTTGCGCGAGGGCGATCTCTTCGTGGTGCGCCCCGGCGAGCAGGTGGCGGTGGACGGCGAGATCGTCGAGGGCCGCGCGCGGGTGGACGAGTCCATGCTCACCGGCGAGAGCCTGCCGGTGGCCAAGGCGCCTGGCGACAAGGTCTACGCCGCCACCGGCAACCAGAACGGCCGGCTGGTCGTGCGCGCCACCGGCGTGGGCGAGCACACGGCGCTGGCGGCCATCGTGCGCCTGGTGCGGGCGGCGCAGGGCTCCAAGGCGCCGGTGCAGCGCTTGGCCGACCGGATTTCCGGCATCTTCGTGCCGGTGGTGGTGGGCGTCGCGCTGCTGACCTTCGCCGGCTGGTACGCGGTGGCGGGGCTGACGCCGGCGCTGGTGAACGCGGTGGCGGTGCTGGTGATCGCCTGTCCCTGCGCCCTGGGCCTGGCCACGCCCACGGCCATCATGGTCGGCAGCGGCCGCGGCGCGCAGTCGGGTATCCTGATCAAGAACGCCGAGGCCCTGGAGCGGGCCAGCCAGATCCAGACGCTGGTCTTCGACAAGACCGGCACCCTGACCGAAGGGCGGCCGGCGGTGGTGGATCTGCTGCCGGTGCAGGCGGCGGATGAGGACGAATTGCTGCAGTGGGCCGCCAGCGCCGAGCAGGGCTCCGAGCATCCGCTGGGCCGGGCCATTCTGGAGACGGCCCGGGCGCGGGGCCTGGGGCTGCAGCCGCTGACCCATTTCGAGGCGCTCACCGGCCAAGGCATCGAGGCGGAGGTCATGGGCCGGCGCGTGCAGGTCGGCTCCAGCCGGCTGGTGCCGGTGCCCGAGGCGCAGCGCGCCACCCTGGAGCAGTGGGAGGCGCGGGCGCGGACCGTGGTCGGCGTGCTGCGCGACGGCGTGCTGCTCGGCTTCCTGGCCATCGCCGATCCGCTGCGCCCGAGCGCCGCGCCGACGGTGGCGCGGCTGCGGGAGCTGGGCGTCCGCGTGCTCATGTTCACCGGCGACAACGTGCGCACCGCCGCGGCCATTGCCGACGAGCTGCAGCTGGACGGCTATTTCGCCGAGATGCTGCCCGGCGACAAGAGCGGCCGGGTGAGCTCCCTGCGCGCCGAGGGACAGGTGGTGGGCATGGTGGGCGACGGCATCAACGATGCGCCGGCCCTGGCGGCGGCGGACGTGGGCATCGCCATCGGCAGCGGCACCGATGTGGCCATGGCCGCCGCCGACGTCACCCTGATGCGGCCCGAGCTCTCGACGGTGGTGGACGCCATCAGCCTGTCGCGGGCGACCCTGGCGAAGATCCGCCAGAACCTCTTCTTTGCTTTCATCTACAATGTACTGGGCATCCCGCTGGCGGCGCTGGGCTATCTGAGCCCCATCATCGCCGGCGCCGCCATGGCCATGAGTTCCGTGTCGGTGGTCAGCAACTCGCTGCTGCTGCGCCGCTGGCGCCCGGCCGCCGCGCCCGTGCTGCCCACCCCGGTCGAGAATCATCCCACCCAAGCACAGGAGAGCGATGCATGGACGAAGTCACTTTCAAGGTGA
- a CDS encoding NADH-quinone oxidoreductase subunit N, whose product MSAAALLALLPILVLAAAVVGVMLLVAFYRRHHLATGASLAGLGLALAALPLAARAGPQQVTPLLVIDPYALFYMGLVFAASLAVAVLSYAYLEGRAGHAGEFYHGEFYILLLLATLGAAVLVASSHFAAFFLGLELLSVSLFALIAYAVNEERPLEAGIKYLILASVSSAFLLFGIALLYAALGTLGFAAMAPLLATDQVLRDVYVLAGLALITVGVGFKLSLVPFHMWTPDVYEGAPAPVTAFVATVSKGAVLAFLLRYFVEADAYRLAGLGLVLSFVAVASMLAGNLLALLQDNVKRLLAYSSIAHMGYALVAFLVGGELAVEAVSYYLVAYFVMTLGAFAVVTLLSAPAQGRELDDLADYRGLFWQRPWLAGAFTAMLLSLAGIPLTVGFIGKFYAFAAGVEAARWGLLATLVTGSAIGLFYYLRVIVVMYQVPPAAAPAAHDIRLSQAGSLVLAVLALLLVWLGVYPAPLMELIRTTALRLA is encoded by the coding sequence ATGAGCGCCGCGGCCCTGCTGGCGCTCCTGCCCATCCTGGTGCTGGCCGCCGCGGTGGTCGGCGTCATGCTGCTGGTGGCCTTCTACCGCCGCCATCACTTGGCCACCGGCGCCTCCCTGGCCGGCCTCGGGCTCGCCCTGGCGGCCCTGCCGCTCGCCGCGCGCGCAGGCCCGCAGCAGGTCACGCCGCTCTTGGTCATCGATCCCTACGCGCTCTTCTACATGGGGCTCGTCTTCGCCGCGAGCCTGGCGGTGGCGGTCCTGTCCTACGCTTATCTGGAGGGCCGCGCCGGCCACGCCGGCGAGTTCTACCACGGCGAGTTCTACATCCTCCTGCTGCTCGCCACCCTCGGCGCGGCCGTGCTGGTGGCGAGCAGCCACTTCGCCGCCTTTTTCCTCGGACTGGAGCTGCTCAGCGTGTCCCTCTTCGCCCTGATCGCCTACGCCGTCAACGAAGAGCGCCCCTTGGAGGCCGGCATCAAGTACCTGATCCTGGCCAGCGTGTCCTCCGCCTTTCTGCTCTTCGGCATCGCGCTGCTCTACGCCGCGCTGGGCACCCTGGGCTTCGCCGCCATGGCCCCGCTGCTGGCCACCGACCAGGTCCTGCGCGATGTCTACGTGCTCGCCGGCCTGGCCCTGATCACGGTGGGCGTGGGCTTCAAGCTGTCCCTGGTGCCCTTCCACATGTGGACGCCGGACGTCTACGAGGGCGCGCCGGCGCCGGTGACCGCCTTCGTGGCCACGGTGTCCAAGGGCGCGGTGCTGGCCTTCCTGCTGCGCTACTTCGTCGAGGCGGATGCCTACCGGCTGGCCGGTCTCGGGCTGGTGCTGAGCTTCGTGGCCGTCGCCTCCATGCTGGCCGGCAACCTGCTCGCCCTGCTGCAGGACAATGTCAAGCGCCTCCTGGCCTACTCCTCCATCGCCCACATGGGCTACGCGCTGGTGGCCTTCCTGGTGGGCGGCGAGCTGGCGGTGGAGGCGGTGAGCTATTATCTGGTGGCCTACTTCGTGATGACCCTGGGCGCCTTCGCCGTCGTCACCTTGCTCTCCGCCCCGGCCCAGGGCCGCGAGCTGGACGATCTGGCGGACTACCGCGGGCTTTTCTGGCAGCGACCCTGGCTGGCCGGCGCCTTCACGGCCATGCTGCTGTCGCTGGCCGGCATTCCGCTGACAGTGGGCTTCATCGGCAAGTTCTACGCCTTCGCCGCCGGCGTCGAGGCGGCCCGCTGGGGCCTGCTGGCCACCCTGGTCACCGGCAGCGCCATCGGCCTTTTCTATTACCTGCGGGTGATCGTGGTCATGTACCAGGTGCCGCCCGCCGCCGCGCCGGCCGCCCACGACATCCGCCTGTCGCAGGCGGGCAGCCTGGTGCTGGCCGTGCTGGCGCTGCTGCTCGTGTGGCTGGGCGTCTACCCGGCGCCGCTCATGGAACTGATCCGGACCACGGCGCTGCGCCTGGCCTAG
- the nuoL gene encoding NADH-quinone oxidoreductase subunit L codes for MLRLLWLVPALPLLGYLVLVLAGGRLTRRGIQLVGVGAVGLAALVTLLIAVDFLNAPPPEHAYTQVLWTWMALGELAPRIAFHLDPLALVMMGVITGVGFLIHLYSTEYMADDPGHARFFAYMNLFVAAMLVLVLADNLLLLYLGWEGVGLCSYLLIGFWYQDPANGLAARKAFVVTRVGDVAFIIGLFLLFTQLGTLDIQALLERAAQQWPAGSGLAVAAALLLLGGAVGKSAQLPLQTWLPDAMAGPTPVSALIHAATMVTAGVYLIARTHVLFTLAPDVQFLVAVIGAATLLLAGFTALVQWDIKRILAYSTMSQIGYMFLALGVGAWSAAIFHLMTHAFFKALLFLAAGSVIHAMHHEQDIRRMGGLRQRLPLVFWTFLIGSAALAALPLVTAGFYSKDLILTAAWAAPRAGPWLWATGWFGAFITGAYSFRLVFIAFFGEARGTLGHSPGPAMRIPLVLLAVLSLVGGFVELPPTLGDRPLLSDFLRPVLPATAGHVGPGLELTLQLLSGAAALAGIGLAYLLFLRRPQRAAVLAARPGLRTLWRFWRGGWGFDWLYDRLLVRPFLWLARVNRHDLIDWLYDGTAQFSRVAHWALSRSQAGLLRWYAAGIAVGAVLVILLAVLP; via the coding sequence ATGCTGCGCCTCCTGTGGCTGGTGCCCGCCCTGCCCCTGCTCGGCTATCTCGTGCTGGTGCTGGCCGGCGGGCGCCTGACGCGGCGCGGCATCCAGCTCGTCGGCGTCGGCGCGGTGGGCCTGGCCGCGCTGGTCACCCTGCTCATCGCCGTCGACTTTCTCAACGCGCCGCCGCCGGAGCACGCCTACACGCAGGTCCTGTGGACCTGGATGGCGCTGGGGGAACTCGCGCCGCGCATCGCCTTTCATCTCGACCCGCTGGCGCTGGTGATGATGGGGGTGATCACAGGCGTGGGCTTTTTGATCCACCTCTACTCCACCGAGTACATGGCCGACGACCCCGGCCATGCCCGCTTCTTCGCCTACATGAACCTCTTCGTGGCGGCCATGCTGGTGCTGGTGCTGGCCGACAATCTGCTGCTCCTTTACCTCGGCTGGGAGGGCGTAGGGCTGTGCAGCTATCTCCTGATCGGCTTCTGGTATCAGGACCCGGCCAACGGCCTGGCCGCGCGCAAGGCCTTCGTGGTGACCCGGGTCGGCGACGTGGCCTTCATCATCGGCCTCTTTCTGCTCTTTACCCAGCTCGGCACCCTGGACATCCAGGCCCTGCTGGAGCGCGCGGCGCAGCAGTGGCCGGCGGGCTCGGGCCTGGCGGTGGCGGCGGCCTTGCTGCTCCTGGGCGGCGCGGTGGGCAAGTCGGCGCAACTGCCCCTGCAGACCTGGCTGCCCGACGCCATGGCCGGCCCCACGCCGGTGAGCGCGCTGATCCATGCCGCCACCATGGTCACGGCGGGCGTCTACCTCATCGCCCGCACCCACGTGCTCTTCACCCTGGCGCCCGACGTGCAGTTCCTGGTTGCCGTCATCGGCGCCGCCACCCTGCTGCTCGCCGGCTTCACCGCCCTGGTCCAGTGGGACATCAAGCGCATCCTGGCCTACTCCACCATGAGCCAGATCGGCTACATGTTCCTGGCCCTCGGCGTCGGCGCCTGGTCGGCGGCCATCTTCCACCTCATGACCCACGCTTTCTTCAAGGCGCTGCTCTTCCTGGCGGCCGGCTCGGTGATCCACGCCATGCACCACGAGCAGGACATCCGCAGGATGGGCGGCCTGCGCCAGCGCCTGCCGCTGGTGTTCTGGACCTTTCTCATCGGCAGCGCCGCGCTCGCCGCCCTGCCGCTCGTCACCGCCGGCTTCTACAGCAAGGACCTCATCCTGACGGCGGCCTGGGCCGCGCCCCGGGCCGGCCCCTGGCTGTGGGCGACGGGCTGGTTCGGCGCCTTCATTACCGGGGCCTACAGCTTCCGGCTGGTCTTCATCGCCTTCTTCGGCGAAGCGCGCGGTACGCTGGGCCATTCGCCGGGCCCGGCGATGCGCATCCCGCTCGTGCTGCTCGCCGTCCTGTCGCTGGTCGGCGGCTTCGTGGAGCTGCCGCCGACCCTGGGCGACCGGCCGCTCCTGTCCGATTTCCTGCGCCCGGTCCTGCCGGCGACCGCCGGGCACGTGGGACCGGGGCTCGAACTCACCTTGCAGCTGCTCTCTGGCGCAGCGGCCCTGGCCGGCATCGGGCTCGCCTATCTTCTCTTCCTGCGCCGCCCGCAGCGCGCCGCCGTCCTCGCCGCCCGGCCCGGCCTCAGGACCCTGTGGCGCTTCTGGCGCGGCGGCTGGGGCTTCGATTGGCTCTACGACCGCCTGCTGGTGCGCCCTTTCCTGTGGCTGGCGCGGGTGAACCGCCATGACCTAATCGACTGGCTCTACGACGGCACCGCCCAGTTCAGCCGCGTCGCCCACTGGGCGCTGAGCCGCAGCCAGGCCGGCCTGCTGCGCTGGTACGCCGCCGGCATCGCCGTGGGCGCAGTCCTCGTCATCCTACTGGCGGTGCTGCCATGA
- a CDS encoding heavy-metal-associated domain-containing protein — protein MDEVTFKVKGMSCQHCVRSIKGALEPMPGVNAVFVDLPGGEVKVNYDAGQVERDALAKAIEEEGYEVQ, from the coding sequence ATGGACGAAGTCACTTTCAAGGTGAAAGGCATGAGCTGCCAACACTGCGTGCGCAGCATCAAGGGCGCGCTCGAGCCCATGCCCGGCGTGAACGCGGTCTTCGTGGACCTGCCGGGCGGCGAAGTCAAGGTGAATTACGACGCCGGCCAAGTGGAGCGCGACGCGCTGGCCAAGGCCATCGAAGAAGAAGGCTACGAAGTCCAGTAG
- the tal gene encoding transaldolase, with the protein MASNPLQSLKALGQSVWLDNLPRRLLIDGSLQRLITEDGLSGITSNPSIFQKAISESEHYQEDILRLRNAAPDSESRYEALVVPDVQAACDLLRPVFDATHGDDGYVSLELNPQLAHDLESTLNAAERLRRDVGRDNLLLKVPATPTGIQAFEELIARGFKINVTLMFSLHHVRDVFAAYVRGMRRWVGARCDPREVKAVASLFLSRVDTLVDQQLSAIGSAEALALRGRTAVATAKAAYQHFLHVFHGPDFADLLIAGARPQYLLWASTGTKHPDYSDLLYVEPLIGPQTINTMPEATLAAFRDHGRAAPTLTEDVAEAEQTLARLAALGIDLEGSVAEQLQQEGMRLFEASFARLLELVS; encoded by the coding sequence ATGGCAAGCAATCCCCTGCAGTCCCTGAAAGCCCTCGGCCAGAGCGTCTGGCTCGACAACCTGCCGCGCCGCCTGCTGATCGACGGCAGCCTGCAGCGCCTGATCACGGAGGACGGCCTCTCCGGCATCACCTCCAACCCTTCCATCTTCCAAAAGGCCATCAGCGAAAGCGAGCACTACCAGGAGGACATCCTCCGCCTGCGCAACGCCGCGCCCGACTCGGAAAGCCGCTACGAAGCCCTGGTGGTGCCCGACGTTCAGGCGGCCTGCGACCTGCTGCGACCCGTCTTTGACGCCACTCACGGCGACGACGGCTACGTCAGCCTGGAGCTCAACCCGCAGCTGGCCCACGATCTGGAAAGCACCCTGAATGCCGCCGAACGCCTGCGCCGCGACGTGGGCCGGGACAACCTGCTGCTCAAGGTCCCGGCCACGCCGACCGGCATCCAGGCCTTTGAGGAACTGATCGCCCGGGGCTTCAAGATCAACGTCACCCTCATGTTCTCGCTGCACCACGTGCGCGACGTCTTCGCCGCCTACGTGCGCGGCATGCGCCGCTGGGTCGGCGCCCGGTGCGATCCGCGCGAGGTGAAGGCCGTGGCCAGCCTCTTCCTGAGCCGGGTGGATACCCTGGTCGACCAGCAGCTGAGCGCCATCGGCAGCGCCGAAGCCCTGGCCCTGCGCGGCCGCACGGCGGTGGCCACGGCCAAGGCGGCCTACCAGCACTTCCTCCATGTCTTCCACGGCCCCGATTTCGCCGACCTCCTCATCGCCGGCGCGCGCCCCCAGTACCTGCTGTGGGCCAGCACCGGCACCAAGCACCCCGATTACAGCGACCTCCTCTACGTGGAGCCCCTGATCGGGCCGCAGACCATCAACACCATGCCCGAGGCCACCCTGGCCGCCTTCCGCGACCACGGTCGCGCGGCGCCGACCCTGACCGAGGACGTGGCGGAAGCGGAGCAGACACTGGCGCGCCTCGCCGCTTTGGGCATCGACCTGGAAGGCAGCGTGGCCGAGCAGCTGCAGCAGGAAGGCATGCGGCTTTTCGAGGCATCTTTTGCTAGATTACTGGAACTGGTGTCCTGA
- a CDS encoding CBS domain-containing protein encodes MTCKYVMQSPAPSVGAETPIAAALARLQAESIPALAVLDGAGQMLGLFSWRCTSCHLLPRVAQLEDMEAPVQELDFWETGLEDARQRLAGLARQPVSAVMQQDFVALQEDSPVMEALLKLCRGQPALPVLDAGGRLAGMIYPASLLAHLHPPRP; translated from the coding sequence GTGACCTGCAAATATGTCATGCAGAGCCCGGCGCCCAGCGTCGGCGCGGAAACCCCCATCGCGGCGGCGCTGGCCCGGCTGCAGGCGGAGAGCATCCCGGCCCTGGCGGTCCTCGACGGGGCGGGCCAGATGCTGGGACTCTTCAGCTGGCGCTGCACCTCCTGTCATCTGCTGCCGCGGGTGGCTCAACTGGAGGACATGGAAGCCCCGGTGCAGGAGTTGGACTTCTGGGAAACGGGCCTGGAGGACGCTCGCCAGCGCTTGGCCGGACTGGCCCGGCAGCCGGTCAGCGCGGTCATGCAGCAGGACTTCGTGGCGCTGCAGGAAGACAGCCCGGTGATGGAAGCCCTGCTCAAGCTGTGCCGCGGCCAGCCGGCCCTGCCGGTGCTCGATGCCGGCGGCCGCCTCGCCGGCATGATCTACCCGGCGTCCCTGCTGGCCCATCTGCATCCGCCTCGTCCGTAG